The Sinomicrobium kalidii region CTATAAAACATCCTAATCTACTAAGAGTTTCAGCTATCACCTTGAAACTGTTGCATGAAAAATCTGAATGTTTTGTGATAGGCAGCAAGAACTGGTGTCCTGCTTCAAATAAGTGGGGGTATTTAGTGCGGGGGAGTGAGGGGGAAATAAAAGGTTAGTATTGTAGAGCCTAGAAGAATAAAGGGCTATTTCCTTATTCTATAATTCTCTTTAACTTCTAAGAGCTGCTTTCCCTTTCCATCATTGGGATAAAAACAGCCCTTTAGAGGCTAGGAGGTTTAAGGAAGGTTGATAAAAATTCCAAGTTGGGAAGAATTCAAAAATTCAGCTCAAATAAAAAAGGCTTAAAAAATCAGTCTTTTATATCTGGCTCAAAAAAAGTTTTTGCTTGTAAAAGGGGGTGGGGGAGTTTCCCCTCAGAGATAAAGGGGGGTACTTAATATGAGGTCCCTTGTACATGTATAATATTGGGATCTCCGGATTTTTTTAATTTTTTTTTATAGTATTTTAGCAATACACAAAAATTGAACTATGCCTACACTACACTGGATAGGAAAAGACAAGGTTATAAATCATCATCAAGATGTACCATATAAAATTCTTGAGAAAAGATACACATACTGCAATGGAATAGAAACCAAAAACGCCACAAGTGACAACAAAATAATACACGGAGATAATCTTGAAGCCTTAAAAAGTCTATTGCCTGAGTATGAAGGTAAAATTAAGTGTATTTATATAGACCCTCCTTACAATACCGGGAATGAAGGTTGGGTATATAATGATAATGTAAGCCATCCCAAACTGAAAAAATGGTTAGGTGAAGTAGTAGGTAAAGAGGGAGAGGATTTAAGCAGGCATGATAAATGGCTATGTATGATATACCCTAGGCTTAAATTATTGCATAAACTATTAGCAGATGATGGTGTCATTTTCATAAGTATTGATGACAATGAATATCAACATCTAAAATTAATTTGTGATGAAATTTTTAGTAGAAAGAATTTCATTACAACCTTTACATGGAGGACAGATGGTAACTTTGATAATCAGGCTAAAATTAAAATAAATCATGAGTATATTTTATGTTATAGCAAAAGAGCAGGGTATTTTGAATTTCCGGAACTAATTGATTTGAATGTTGAAGAGACAAGTAAATTATTCAATAATAAAATTATAAATACAATAGTTAAAAATGGCCCTAAAAATCCAATAAGTAAAATTAAATTACCTATTGGTTTTAAAACGAATTTTAAAAGTGGGATCATAAAAAAAAGAGAAGATTCTTTTCCTTTTTTCCATAGTGATGCCATAGTAGATGATTATAAGCTACAAAATAATGTTATTGTTGAAAGTGGATGGAGTTCTAAAAGAATTTTTGAACTCTTTTTGGCAAACAACTTAGAACCAGTAATAGATACCAAAGGACAATTGACTAAATTCTATTTGACTGAGAATGGAGCGATAGAAAGTGAGAAAACTAGAGAAAAACAAAGTCATGTTATTAGTTCATTGATGAATATGGGAAGTACTCAAAATATGAGTAATGAACTTAAAACTATGGGGTTCTCTTTCTCATTTCCAAAACCAGTTACTTTAATAAAGTATCTAATCTCAGTATTTAATAGTAAAGATTTTTATATTCTTGATTCTTTTGCTGGATCTGGAACCACTGCACATGCTGTACTAAATCTTAATAAAGAAGACGGGGGTAACAGAAAATTCATCTTAGTAGAAATGGAAGACTATGCCAATACCATTACTGCTGAAAGAATAAAAAGAGTAATAGATGGTTATGGTAAAGACAAAAAAAATGTAGAAGGTACAGGAGGAGATTTTGATTACTATGAGTTAGGGGCTCCTCTATTTTTAAATAATGAACTTTTAAATGAAGAAGTAGGCATTGAAAGAATACAGGAATATGTATGGTATAGTGAAACCAGAAGTCCTTACGAACCTCAAGAAGAACATTATCTTTTAGGAGCCTATAACGGCACTGCTTACTATTTCTATTATGAAAGAGATAGGCTTACTACCCTTGATGATAGTTTTTTAAGAGTCATAAAAACCAAAGCAGAACAATATATAATCTATGCAGATAATTGTTTGTTAGATGATAGGCTAATGGACAAGTATCACATTATCTTTAAGAAGATACCAAGAGATATAAGTAGATTTTAAAGAACAAACCAAGAATTGTTGTGCATGAAACAAATCAACCAATGGAATTAAAACCATATCAAAAACAAGTTATAAAGGATTTAGAAAGCTATTTAGAGAATCTACAAATCCATCAATCCCCAGCCAAAGCCTTCAATGCCTATTGGGAAGATAAAATTGGAGAATATACCATCAATCTTGATGGCACTACTACAGGAATGAGACCTTATAAGGATAACATTCCTGGAGCCATACACGTAGCAGCTAAAGTTCCTACCGCTGGTGGAAAAACCTTTATAGCCTGTAATGCCCTACATACTATAAATAAATATTTTAATCAAGGAAACCCGAAAGCTGTGGTATGGTTAGTACCTTGGTCTAACCTCTTACAGCAAACAATTAAAAATCTTTCAGACTTGAGCCACCCATACAGAGAAAAGCTAAACAGTCTCTTCAATGGCAGGGTTGAAGTTTATGAAAAAGAGGATTTGCTCCAGGGGACTAATTTTAACCCAACCTCTGTAACAGAACAACTCAACATTTTTGTTTTCAATTTTAGCAGTCTAAGGATCAATTCCCAAAAAAAAGAGGATAGGAAAGTATTTCAAGAAAATGGAGCATTAGAACCTTTTAAAGATGTAATTATTAATGAAGATTTGATATTACCTCATACAGATGAAACTGCTTTAATTAATGTGATTAGGAGTTTAAATCCTGTGGTTATTGTTGATGAAAGCCACAACGCAGAAAGTGATTTAAGTGTAGAGATGCTTAATAACTTGAATCCTTCCTTAGTTTTAGACCTTACTGCAACCCCAAAAGAGAATAGTAATATAATCAGTTTTGTAAATGCTATGGCTCTTAAAAAAGAGCACATGGTAAAACTACCTGTAGTGGTTTATAATCACCACAGAAAAGAAGAAGTTATTAGTAGCGCTTTACAATTACAAAGACAACTGGAACTTCTAGCCAGAGAGGAAGAAAAAGAAACCGGCAGATATATTAGACCAATCATTTTGTTTCAAGCCCAATCCAATATAAAGGGTAAGAACAATACTACTTTTCAAAAGATAAAAGAGCAGTTAATCAAACTTAAAATCCCAGAGGAACAAGTAAAAATCAAGGTTAGTGGAATAGATGAGCTTAAAGACATAGATCTTATGGCTAAAGATTGTCCTGTAAGGTATATTATTACCATCAATGCCTTAAAGGAAGGTTGGGATTGTCCTAATGCCTATATCCTTGCATCCCTAGCAGATAAATCTTCTCCTGTGGAAGTAGAGCAGATTTTAGGAAGAGTGTTGAGGCAACCTTATGTTACTAAGCACAAAAATCAATTATTAAATCTATCTTTTGTTTTAACAGCTTCATCCAAGTTCAATGAAACATTGGACAGCATTGTTAAGGGATTACAGGATTCCGGGTTTAGTAAAGAAGATTATTATGCAGAAGAACAACCGGAAGAGAAAAAAACTATTGATGAAGTGCTACAGGAAGAGTTATTTGGAACTGATGATGACACCATAAAGCCTGATGATGATTTTGATTTAGATGCTGTGGATTTTAATCCTTCAGATGAATTGAGTATAGAAGATATAAACCAACAAAATCCAATAATCAACCATATTACAGAAAAAGCTAAAGTTGAAGGTGATGCTTTTGAAGAAAAAGTGAAAGAAGTGGATATGGATGACGTTTCTAATTATTTATCTCAGGTTATGAACAAACAACCCAAAAAGTATGCTATTGATAGTCAGTTTAAGGATGTCGCAGGCAACATTAAGTTACCACAGTTCTTTAAAAAAGTAGATGAAAATGAATTGCATGATAATATCTTATTTGAAGAATTGGGAACCAATGAAACCTTCTTGAATAAAAATAGTTTATTAGATGGTTTTTTATTGTCTAACCAGGACTCAAAAATAGATTTTGACGAAAGTTCAGCAGATATTTACAAAGTAGATTTTGATGAAAGCAAAAGGACTACTGCTGTTAAAAAACTATCCCAAAGGGCAAAAAACATACTCCTTGACAATATCCTATCCAAACCAAAGGAAAGTCAGATTTCTGATGTGAGTAGTATGATTGTGTCCAAATTGGGTGATATGACACCTATTTCTGAACAAGAGTTAAAAAAGTATGTGAGTAGGGTTTTTGACAACCTGAACACTGAACAAGTTAGGGATATAGTGGATAATGATTTTATCTACATTAGAAAAATCAAAGATAAGATTAATAGCTTAACCCAGATTTATGCTAAAGAAAGATTTCAAATACTGCTGGATGCTAATGAAATTATAGTTAAGGACAACTTCACTTTTTCTGATACTATCATGCCTCTTTACCCAAGTACTCCTATATCCAAATCACTCTATGAAAGAGAGGAAAAAATGAACAATTATGAACAGGATATGATACTAGAAATAGCTTCATTAGAAAATATTGAGTTCTGGCATAGGAACCTTGAAAGAGGAAAAGGCTTTTATTTAAATGGCTTTAGCTCTAACCATTATCCTGATTTTATCCTCTATACCAAAAAAGGTAATATCATTTTATTAGAAACTAAAGGTGATGTATATGATAATGATGATAGTAGGGATAAAAACAGGTTGGGTAAAATATGGGCACAGAAAGCTGGAGATAACTATAAATATTTTATGGTGTTTCAATCTAAGGATGTGCCTGACACCTATACAGCTAAAAGTATAATAGAGGTGTTGAAGAAATTGTAGAGCAGTATGGGGAATATAGCAACAAATACTATTCAACAACTTGAAAAGCTGAATTCAAGAGGTATGGATGTTGATTACTCGGATGAAAAAGTCAAGGAGATTTTATTAGACATTGGATACTATAGATTGGGGTTTTATTGGAATCCCTTTGAAATCAATGGTAATTATCAATTTAGAGAGGGAACAAAATTATCTGATGTGGTAAAGCTGTATTATTTGGATGTTGACTTAAGAAACTTACTTATCAAATATATCAATAGAATTGAAATTAATTTTAGAACCAAACTTGTGTATTATGTATCGAATAAACATAAATATTCCCCCACTTGGTTTATTCACCCTGATATAATGTTCAATTCGTTTATATCATCATTTGATCAACACTATTCTGATGAGTTCAAAAGAAATAATAAACCAATTAAATTGCATCATAACAAGTATATAAATGATAAATATGCGCCAGCATGGAAGACATTAGAATTTTTTACTTTTGGTGTGGTTCTTAAGATATTCAAGTCGTTGAAAGATAATGATATACAAGAAAGGATTTCTAAATGTTATGAAATAAGAAACCTTAAAAAATTTATTAATCTTTTTGAAACAATTGTTTACATTAGAAATGTATGTTCTCATGGTGGAGTTTTATTTGATTTAAATACACCAAAGGGAATATCTATTTTACCTGGTATTAATTTTAATGACAATAATAGGCACTCACTAGACTCTACTATCAAAATTATTCTGTTCATTTTAGGAAAGATTTCAGAAAGTAGGAAAACAGAACTTGAAACAAGGATAAAGGAACTATTTGAAAGCCATAAAGATAATGAGGTACTTAAATCAATTATAGAAAATAAAATTGGATATGAATTTGAATAAAGGCAGATACTTGCATATATGCAAGTAATTATGTATCTTTGTATGCTCTAAAGTGCCCTATTATTCAAGCAATAATACTGCACTATAAAAGAATAATATAAACCCAGACTTGCTCTGGGTTTTTCATTTTAAGATCCAATCTCTTTTAAAATTACCTCCAGAAGAACAGGGAAGATTACATAAGCCCTATACAAAGTTATTGTTTCATCCGTCTTCCAAGAAAGAAAAGGCTTTCTAATATTTTGCCCTCCATGCCAAAAAGGTAGAATGGTCTGTCAAAACTCATTTTTAATTTTTATATCCGAAGAAAAAATCTAATTTACACTAGAACATTATCTAATATCGTTTTGACTTTATTACTGGATTTAATTCCCTCTCAAGAAAAATCTCTAAAGCAGCAACCCAATGATAATGATCTGGGTTCAGAACATTGAATAATAGAACTTTTGAGTTTGGAGTGTCAGGTAAATATTTCATTTCAAAGGTTTCATTTCTGGTATTAGCATGAATATGCTCCAACGCTCTTTTTCTACTATTTGTAAGATGTCTGCCTACTTTAATAATTTTATTTGACACAATAAAAACATAAACGCCTGGATGATAGATAAACTCCTTTGTTGAACTTGACAAATCGGCTACATTCTCTTCTATAATCACAAATTTGTCCGAGACACATTGAAATTCTTGTTCAAATATTCTTTTTACTTGTAAAATCATGTTGCAGGTTGGAATGAAAACTGTATAGTTAATATTCTTTACAACTTTCTGAAAGGGGTAAATTGTCCTCATATATCTTGAAATACAAACTCATTTATATTAATATTCCATTTTTTATCAGCTAAATTAGCTGTTGCCCAAGTTACCCCTTGATTTTTTTGTTTTTTCTGATAAATTTGAATTAGGACTCTCTCTGCTTTAAAAAAAAGATTTTCATGTAAATATTTTGACAATTCCAATATCTGCTTTTTAGGAATAGTCATATCCAGTTTTATTACAACATCCCCTCTTTTTATTATCTCATAATAATCTCTTTCTATTAATTCTATATTTACCGTTTTCGTTTTATCTCTATCTGAAAATGTATATTGTTTCATGAATGAAACCTCTGAATTACTAACATCTTCTATCAATTTTCGATTAAATCGATAGCTATTCCTTTGTTGAGTTAGTTGGTAGTATTTAATCTGTCTACCTTTTAGGCGATTAACCATTTCATCTTTCAATGTATCCGGCATTCTTACCCCAAAATAGATAGATTTCAATGCGCTTGGATGGTAAAAGAATTCTCCAAAAAAATCTGTTATTATCCTATACTCCTCCTCATAACTCCATCTCTTTGATTTAAAGCCAAGTAGTTTTTGTATTAGTTTTTCACTTTTTATGCTAGCTATGTCTTTTAGAAGGTCTACTTCCGGAGGAGTGTTAGAATATTTAATGGGAAAAGAATAGGTTTTATTCTTCTTATATCCATTCTTTAAGAGATTCAGGTCATATTCAATACAAAATCCTTTATGAGAATTACTATAGTGAGCCCAAAGAAGTTCATCATCATATCTTTTGGATAATGAAAAAACCCCTATCTTTTCTTTAAGAGAGATAAAACCATTGAGGGCTTTTTCAACCGGCACAAAATTTTCTTTAAATTTTTCTCCAAAAAGCCATTGAAGAGAATCTCTTTGTTTTTCAAATTTGTCTAAGGTTAATAATGCCTCACAAGGGTCATTGAGTGTTTTTAAATTAGCACCCCAGAAAAAATTTTTTTCAAGGGCAAATAAATCCCTCCTGAATGTTTCCTCGCTTCCTGCTCTATATTTGTATACCAACATTTTATTCGTTAACATTGATTCCTGATTTTTTCTTCCTACTCGTCATAATCACTAAATGCTTCATCAACTTCCTCTGCAATTAACTCACAATGTTTTAAATAGGCAGGATCAGCTTCAGCGTCAAGTCTATCATAACAAACAAGCCTAATATCAATAGCATCTCGTACTTTATCCGCTGCAACCACTGGGTCAAGTTTTCTAACTTCTACATGAAAAAGAAAAAGATTGAAAGCGATAATCAAATCCAATGGGGTTATATTATTTCTTGGGCCACATACAAACTCAATTTGTTCGCAACAATTAAACATTTTCCATGCAACTTGATTAAGTCCTCCTCGACAACATGAATGTAAAAAAATTGAATTAGCCTTATAACATTCACTTGCACAAATCATTGCTGCAAATTGAATCCAAGTTATATTAAGTGTTCCTGAGATATTTCCAAAATTGGTGTCGCACCCGTGAGTAGCAAGGTAGATATAATCATATTTAGATCCATTATGCAATGCCTTTGTTAAATCATTTTTAGTTTTTACATCATATTGGTCACTCTTGATCCCATACAATTCTATTTGACTGGTTATATTTTTCACTTCGGCTTGTTCAATATCTTCGCTTGCGACCAAAACCAATAACGTTTTCATATCTATCATGAATTTTGTTTAGATATAAGTGTTTTAATTATCAAACCTCTTAATTCCTCAACTTTTTTCAACCCCTTTTCCACCTGTATAAGCTGTGCTTTAAATTCTTTTTTACTTTCTATTTTATCCGTAAAGGCACGTATAGCAATATTATTCTTATATTTTATCAATTCTACCCATTTGGGTAGTTTACCCTTAATATTGTTGTCAAAATCAACTGGGAACCCCTTAAATTCAGCATCAATATAGCCTTTCCTCAATTTATGGTAAAACACAATACCATTTAAGTTATCATCATACAGTGCTGGCCAATCACTATTCTGTGGTACTATTTTAGGTTCTTTCATCTTTAGGCTGGGATAATGTTTTTCCTTATAACTCCAGTAAGAATACCAAAACTTTTGTACAGGTTCACTATTAACAGGTTGATACCTCCTTCTTAATTTTTCGATAGCTATTTTTAACAACGTACTCTTAAATCTATTTCTTAACGTATCAACAGAATTAAACCGATTTCTAATTGTTTCATACGTTACAAATAGTTCAAAGTCATTTTGATTATTACAATAGGATTGAGGGGCAATTAAAATGCAATATGCTTCGTCACAATATCTTTGGATAACATATTTTTCCCCTCTTTCTCTATACCTATCTGACTGGCTTTTCTGGAAAGAAGCATCTAACTTATTCTCAATCAAGACATATATTTTTTTATTGAGAATAGAAGTATAGGAAAATATAATATCCGTTTCTCCCAAACCAAAATCTGAAATGCTTTTCCACGCCCCATTTGAAGTAAGTAATGCGGGTAGGCTTAATTCCTGGATAAGCCATTCACAAAAAGTATTGTCAGAGGATAACTCTTCTAACAAAATCAAATCAATGTCTCTTTCCTGAACCGTTTCTACTGGTATTAGTTTATCATCCATGATTTAATAAAACTAAACAATTTATTCAAAAAAGTTTGTTTTTTGGGTATAGTAGTCGCCTACACTGGAAACCTAACGAGGCTTAATTCTGACATTGAAGAACAATGCTTTTCGGGTACAATTTTTTCTCGCATCATATTTTTATTGTCAAAGTGTCGTGATATTTCTTGAGTTTTAGTAGTATAATCATTGAACTTTTGTCCATCCTCATCCTCCCATTCATAATAGAATATTTGTATTGATTTACAATTTTTATGCTCAAAAATTCTTTTTAACATTACCCTGTCTGAAAGTCCACAGGAATGCCCCACGATAAAGACCTGATACCCCTCTGACTGTTCAATAAATCTTAATAACCTGTAATAGTTATCTGTCTTAAAATATCCGAATGATTTTATATGCCTAAGAAGTTCATTATCATTCAGTTTTTCCATTACATCATAATGATCGTCGGTTTCATCTCCATAGCCAAAGATTATAGGGTTTTGGTCTAAGTTCTTTATATCTCCATGTATGAAGTTGTAATCGACATGAACCTCTCGGTTTTCAAATGAATTTGAATGATTACCATATTTATAAATAGTATCTGTGTAATTAAAATTCAAAATCTGAATATTTTGGGGATAATGATCTTCTTCTTTTAATTCCAACTTTTCTATTTCTCGTTCAATGAATTTTCCTTTAAATCCATTCCAGAAATGCCCCTGAGCCACATTGTTAACAGTGTGAGGAATGTCTGTCACTTCATGCAAATATTCAACAAACCTGTTTCTTAGGAAATCTAATTCAGAGTTAAGGAATTTTACATTGTCTTTAACATCTTCATTGTACATTTTGTTACCTTTTTTGTCTCTAACATTGATGATTTCAAGTAATGAGTCATAATACATTCCTTCAATGTCTACCCAATTATAATTCCTTCCCCCCTCCTTCATGATATTGTAAGTCTTCTTTATTATCGTTTCCGGATACTTAACCCGTTTTTTCCTGGGCATTACATCGTAATCAATAAAAGTTCCCTCTTTAAGATTGTCAGGAAAAGAAAATTCTACCCCAAAACTCCTTTCAAGGTCAGTTAGTCCTTTAACATCTGTAATACTCTCCAATTTCCTCCTAAAACCATTATCTCCACTAACGCCCTGTGAAACTTTGGTCTCAATTAAAAAGAGCCCTTCTTTTGTTTTCGTAGTGTTATATTTAAATCCATCTCTTTTTTTTTCTCCAACACTAAGAGCTTTTCTGATTTCCTTTTTTAATAAATCAATTATAAAATCCTGATATTTAGTTTTGAGACCATGAGCTAAATCAAAGCCATTTCCAAGAAGTATAAGTCTATTCATTTCGGTGTTACTTAGGTTGTCGATGTACAAGATACAGAATTATGGCATTATGTATTTTACGGCTTTCCGTAATTTATTTTTGCTGTAATCATTAAATTTGATACTTATCACTAAAATAAATTCAAAATGACCAATAAGGAATTACTAAAGGAATTATCTCCACTTATCAAAAATGACAGGGAATCTGCTAAGCTATTTTATGACTTAGTTAGAAATAATTATCAAATAGATACTGCGAAGGGTAATGTTTCCCGTAGCTATTTTGAAAGAGAACTTGAGTTGTTGAAGGTTATAATTCAAATAGCAGATAAAGACTTATTCTATCAAAAATATGTTGCAAATGCTTCTTATATATACAAACTACTTCAGGAAAATGGGGTGGATAAATAAATCATTTTCTATCTACATCTTATTATAAGTTGGCTAAATGAAACTTAGAACACAAAATGAAATACCCTATATTACTACCTGATTACTTGTCTGATTTTTCAGAATTCATTGCATTTTGGAGTAAGCAATATTATTATCCAACCAACATTTCTTATTATTCAGAGAACATCCACAAAAAAGAATACACAGAAGAAGATATTACAGATCTATATACATGGAAAAACGGGATGAAACTGAGTGTAAAGAAGGAAAAATCTCTGCAAGAAAAAATTCTTGCAAAATTGGAGATATTAAATGTCTATAAAAAAGAGAAGGAATTGCCTTTAAATGCTTTTTTAAGTGAATTTAAAGGAGTGAGTTTTGTCTGGAAAATTTTCTTGCTACATATCCTAAAACCGGATCAATACCCTATTTATGACCAGCATATACATAGGGCGTTTAAGTATCTCCATCCTGAAAATGGGAACTTACAAAAAGTCAGTAAGAATGAATTTTATTTCGATCATTATCTACTATTTATCAAACAACAAGGAGTAAAAGACTTGAAAAAATTAGATGAAGCATTTTTCGCCTTTGGCCAATTCTTGAACACCAAGAAATATAGAACTTTATTGAACACGCGAACAAATGTAAATTTTTAATAATGAGTGTTTTGAATGATATAAAACGGATTGTTTGGCATGAGTTTGGCCATTTATGTGTTAATAGCATAATGGTTAAGAGTGTTAAAGATATTGATTTAAACATAGCAAGGCTTACTATTCATTACTTAAATATGGTAGATGGGGCTAAATGGGGTGGATGTGTACAAGTTTTACCAGACCCAGGATATGAAAGGGCAGTTAAAAATTTGAATTATTTTAGTTTAAAGTCGATCTCCTTATTCTCGGGATGTTTATTTGAGACTCTTTACTTAAATGTAATACAAGGTCTTGATAAAGGGATTTTTGACTGCTTTTGTAATAAATCAAATTGTACAGGGATAGGAGACTTCTATACCTATAATTCTTTAATTTCTGAATTATTGAAGCAAAAGGATAGAGAAGGGGGAAGTAAAGTTGTAAGGCTCCCTAAAAAACAAAGCGTTCTTAATTAGAAAAACGTTTAAATTTAGGGTAATGAAAAAAACACGACACACCGAAACACAGATCATCAAGATCTTAAAGTCTCAGGAAGCCGGACAGTCTGTTACAGACCTCTGCCGGGAGCATGGCATCAGCCAGGCTACTTTTTATAACTGGAAGAGTAAATTTGGAGGTATGGACGCCAGCCAACTCAAGAAAATGAAAGAGATGGAGGCAGAACTGTCTCAATTCAAGCGGATGTATGCCGATCTTGCTTTAGAAAACAATGCATTAAAAAACCTGATCGAAAAAAAGCTCTAAGGCCTGTCGATAAACGAGCAGCAGTTGGATATTTAGTCAAAGAGGAACACTTAAGTATCCGGCGGGCCTGTACAGCACTCAACCTAAGCCTATCGGTTTACTATTATCGTTTTAGATCCAAGACAGAAGATCGACAAATCATAGATGAATTAGAGAAATTGGCTGAGGCTTATCCTACTTATGGTTTTAAAAAGATGTTTTACTTGTTACGGGCCAAAGGATATCTGTGGAACCATAAGCGGGTTTATAGGGTTTATGTAATGATGCGCCTCAACATTCGGCGAAAACGCAAGAGAAGGCTCCCTGCCCGTGTCAAAGTACCTCATATCATACCTGTGAACTGTAATATTACCTGGAGTATGGATTTTATGCAGGATACCTTGATAAGTGGGAAGAGTTTTAGAACATTTAATGTGATTGACGACCATAACAGGGAAGCTCTTATGATAGGGATTGACACTTCTTTGAGTGCCCGACGTATTGTACGGGATCTGGATAAACTCATTCAGTGGAGAGGTGCCCCTCAAGTGGTAAGGGTGGATAATGGCCCTGAGTTTACTTCAGCTGTATTTGACTCCTGGGCGCGTAAGCATAAGATCAAGATATGTTTCATACAACCAGGAAAGCCTACTCAGAACTCTTTGATAGAACGGTTTAACGGCTCTTATAGAAAAGAGGTTTTAGATGCGCATTTGTTTTTTGAATTAAACCATGTCAGAGACCAAACACAAACATGGTTATGGAATTACAATAATGTTAGGCCACACAAATCCTTGGGATATAAAACACCAGTAGATTTTATAGTACAACGAAGCAAAACGCGGTTTGCTTCCCTTATAATCGACCAACACTTAAGGGAAAATACTATATTTGAAAGTGCTTCTGTTTAGGGGAGCCTTACAAAGTTATCAGGGGAAATGTTGAGGTCATAAAGTTTTTACACACAAAAATTATATATGATTTTTGGGAGCTTAACAAAGAGAAAATGGAATTTATATATGCAATAGAGCCCAAGGTGAATGAACTGGCAAAAAGTGTTTATAAGGGATTTATAAAAGAAGAAAAACCTTCTAAATAT contains the following coding sequences:
- a CDS encoding site-specific DNA-methyltransferase, with protein sequence MPTLHWIGKDKVINHHQDVPYKILEKRYTYCNGIETKNATSDNKIIHGDNLEALKSLLPEYEGKIKCIYIDPPYNTGNEGWVYNDNVSHPKLKKWLGEVVGKEGEDLSRHDKWLCMIYPRLKLLHKLLADDGVIFISIDDNEYQHLKLICDEIFSRKNFITTFTWRTDGNFDNQAKIKINHEYILCYSKRAGYFEFPELIDLNVEETSKLFNNKIINTIVKNGPKNPISKIKLPIGFKTNFKSGIIKKREDSFPFFHSDAIVDDYKLQNNVIVESGWSSKRIFELFLANNLEPVIDTKGQLTKFYLTENGAIESEKTREKQSHVISSLMNMGSTQNMSNELKTMGFSFSFPKPVTLIKYLISVFNSKDFYILDSFAGSGTTAHAVLNLNKEDGGNRKFILVEMEDYANTITAERIKRVIDGYGKDKKNVEGTGGDFDYYELGAPLFLNNELLNEEVGIERIQEYVWYSETRSPYEPQEEHYLLGAYNGTAYYFYYERDRLTTLDDSFLRVIKTKAEQYIIYADNCLLDDRLMDKYHIIFKKIPRDISRF
- a CDS encoding DEAD/DEAH box helicase — translated: MELKPYQKQVIKDLESYLENLQIHQSPAKAFNAYWEDKIGEYTINLDGTTTGMRPYKDNIPGAIHVAAKVPTAGGKTFIACNALHTINKYFNQGNPKAVVWLVPWSNLLQQTIKNLSDLSHPYREKLNSLFNGRVEVYEKEDLLQGTNFNPTSVTEQLNIFVFNFSSLRINSQKKEDRKVFQENGALEPFKDVIINEDLILPHTDETALINVIRSLNPVVIVDESHNAESDLSVEMLNNLNPSLVLDLTATPKENSNIISFVNAMALKKEHMVKLPVVVYNHHRKEEVISSALQLQRQLELLAREEEKETGRYIRPIILFQAQSNIKGKNNTTFQKIKEQLIKLKIPEEQVKIKVSGIDELKDIDLMAKDCPVRYIITINALKEGWDCPNAYILASLADKSSPVEVEQILGRVLRQPYVTKHKNQLLNLSFVLTASSKFNETLDSIVKGLQDSGFSKEDYYAEEQPEEKKTIDEVLQEELFGTDDDTIKPDDDFDLDAVDFNPSDELSIEDINQQNPIINHITEKAKVEGDAFEEKVKEVDMDDVSNYLSQVMNKQPKKYAIDSQFKDVAGNIKLPQFFKKVDENELHDNILFEELGTNETFLNKNSLLDGFLLSNQDSKIDFDESSADIYKVDFDESKRTTAVKKLSQRAKNILLDNILSKPKESQISDVSSMIVSKLGDMTPISEQELKKYVSRVFDNLNTEQVRDIVDNDFIYIRKIKDKINSLTQIYAKERFQILLDANEIIVKDNFTFSDTIMPLYPSTPISKSLYEREEKMNNYEQDMILEIASLENIEFWHRNLERGKGFYLNGFSSNHYPDFILYTKKGNIILLETKGDVYDNDDSRDKNRLGKIWAQKAGDNYKYFMVFQSKDVPDTYTAKSIIEVLKKL
- a CDS encoding Abi family protein, coding for MGNIATNTIQQLEKLNSRGMDVDYSDEKVKEILLDIGYYRLGFYWNPFEINGNYQFREGTKLSDVVKLYYLDVDLRNLLIKYINRIEINFRTKLVYYVSNKHKYSPTWFIHPDIMFNSFISSFDQHYSDEFKRNNKPIKLHHNKYINDKYAPAWKTLEFFTFGVVLKIFKSLKDNDIQERISKCYEIRNLKKFINLFETIVYIRNVCSHGGVLFDLNTPKGISILPGINFNDNNRHSLDSTIKIILFILGKISESRKTELETRIKELFESHKDNEVLKSIIENKIGYEFE
- a CDS encoding DUF2971 domain-containing protein, with protein sequence MLTNKMLVYKYRAGSEETFRRDLFALEKNFFWGANLKTLNDPCEALLTLDKFEKQRDSLQWLFGEKFKENFVPVEKALNGFISLKEKIGVFSLSKRYDDELLWAHYSNSHKGFCIEYDLNLLKNGYKKNKTYSFPIKYSNTPPEVDLLKDIASIKSEKLIQKLLGFKSKRWSYEEEYRIITDFFGEFFYHPSALKSIYFGVRMPDTLKDEMVNRLKGRQIKYYQLTQQRNSYRFNRKLIEDVSNSEVSFMKQYTFSDRDKTKTVNIELIERDYYEIIKRGDVVIKLDMTIPKKQILELSKYLHENLFFKAERVLIQIYQKKQKNQGVTWATANLADKKWNININEFVFQDI
- a CDS encoding PD-(D/E)XK nuclease family protein is translated as MDDKLIPVETVQERDIDLILLEELSSDNTFCEWLIQELSLPALLTSNGAWKSISDFGLGETDIIFSYTSILNKKIYVLIENKLDASFQKSQSDRYRERGEKYVIQRYCDEAYCILIAPQSYCNNQNDFELFVTYETIRNRFNSVDTLRNRFKSTLLKIAIEKLRRRYQPVNSEPVQKFWYSYWSYKEKHYPSLKMKEPKIVPQNSDWPALYDDNLNGIVFYHKLRKGYIDAEFKGFPVDFDNNIKGKLPKWVELIKYKNNIAIRAFTDKIESKKEFKAQLIQVEKGLKKVEELRGLIIKTLISKQNS